In a single window of the Biomphalaria glabrata chromosome 13, xgBioGlab47.1, whole genome shotgun sequence genome:
- the LOC106076771 gene encoding uncharacterized protein LOC106076771 isoform X2, protein MPPPTTTAVVSEYENFVSHNSEGRKYNVATESGDNLDTLFYSKFLEQKISNCPKGNTSLQNISNMPSKSQPETTHFIDEKSPIKSKNKIPIPYAWSPSLSKLLHPSISITPEKTPKCNSDSNILYSGTSIESQVVNKIPQPAAWSPGMIVHPDPSLFITPEKSSAKSDGGDSPEYDYSNSVLILKTIDQKENIKGNYKVLKTKEKQCVRFDLPSASSGEETLDEFTTPESPITLKGSSVNGNSSSPVWKPFSLQRSYNPNDYSDDSILDDSAISTPVTSCRNSSTPYNVADSLERNGKQKEVTVNVQQSSGIVTSDKLVTDESVKTTSLSEFSKVSSDKNILNLSKSHMLLSRSPSKTKEADKLKQLKDEGKFLRSCSEPILTPSLSVVREGREKAATTKYSFPFESGVVKDKSEYEHIFARPEFNSTLKIRGELDLISHQEVDAVKTLETVLAKSETKRTELNEKAAACTNRRSNQFRDLVDIDPCMETLCDRVVRMRTNKIQNKTKTSKVIKKTDDNAPDLMEFFSYDLQKETPDLSMPGLAYTSPQLAIAPQEIAFDLYRHNRMWLGIKDF, encoded by the exons ATGCCTCCACCTACTACTACTGCAGTTGTTTCTGAGTATGAGAATTTTGTTTCCCATAACTCAGAAGGTAGAAAATATAATGTAGCCACTGAATCTGGAGATAACTTGGacactttattttattcaaaatttcTTGAACAAAAAATTTCTAATTGTCCTAAAGGAAATACTTCACTACAGAATATTTCAAATATGCCTTCAAAGTCCCAACCAGAGACAACACATTTTATTGATGAAAAAAGCCCTATAAAATCTAAGAATAAAATTCCTATACCATATGCTTGGAGTCCAAGTCTTTCAAAATTATTGCATCCTTCCATTAGTATCACCCCTGAAAAAACTCCAAAATGCAATTCTGATTCAAACATTTTGTATAGTGGAACTAGTATTGAGTCTCAGGTTGTAAATAAGATTCCACAGCCAGCAGCTTGGAGCCCAGGCATGATTGTTCACCCTGACCCATCTTTATTTATAACTCCCGAGAAATCATCAGCTAAGAGTGATGGTGGTGACTCCCCTGAATATGATTACAGTAATTCTGtcttaatattaaaaactatagatcagaaagaaaatataaagggaaactataaagttttaaaaactaaagagAAGCAGTGTGTTAGATTTGACCTTCCATCTGCATCTTCAGGGGAGGAAACATTAGATGAATTCACTACTCCAGAATCGCCAATCACTTTAAAAGGTTCCAGTGTCAATGGCAACAGCTCAAGCCCAGTTTGGAAACCCTTTAGTTTACAAAGAAGCTATAATCCTAATGACTATTCTGATGACTCTATCCTGGATGATTCTGCAATCAGCACGCCTGTGACTAGCTGTAGAAATTCTTCAACTCCTTATAATGTTGCAGACTCTTTAGAAAGAAATGGTAAACAAAAAGAAGTAACTGTAAACGTACAACAGTCATCAGGAATAGTCACTTCTGATAAGTTAGTCACAGATGAGTCAGTCAAAACAACCAGCTTGTCTGAATTTTCAAAAGTCTCTTCAGATAAAAACATTCTTAATTTATCAAAAAGTCACATGTTACTTTCTAGATCTCCAAGCAAAACAAAGGAAGCAGATAAATTGAAACAACTCAAGGATGAGGGGAAATTCCTTAGATCTTGCTCTGAGCCCATATTGACTCCATCTTTAAGTGTtgtgagagaggggagagagaaagcTGCCACAACAAAGTATTCGTTCCCCTTTGAATCAGGAGTGGTGAAGGATAAGAGCGAGTATGAGCATATATTTGCTAGACCTGAATTCAATTCAACTCTGAAAATCCGTGGGGAGCTGGACCTTATCTCTCACCAGGAAGTGGATGCAGTTAAAACTCTAGAAACAGTTCTAGCCAAATCAGAAACCAAGAGAACTGAGCTCAATGAAAAG gCAGCAGCCTGTACCAATCGTCGATCAAATCAATTCAGAGATCTGGTGGACATTGATCCTTGTATGGAGACTCTTTGTGACAGGGTTGTCAGAATGAGGACTAAcaagatacaaaataaaacaaaaacatctaaaGTGATCAAA AAAACAGATGACAATGCACCTGACCTGATGGAATTCTTCTCATATGATCTTCAGAAAGAAACACCAGATCTCAGTATGCCTGGATTAGCTTATACCTCTCCGCAACTAGCCATAGCTCCACAAGAGATTGCTTTTGATCTGTATCGGCACAATCGCATGTGGCTAGGTATTAAGGATTTCTAG
- the LOC106076771 gene encoding uncharacterized protein LOC106076771 isoform X1, which translates to MLQLQIVVKKQRLQTTMPPPTTTAVVSEYENFVSHNSEGRKYNVATESGDNLDTLFYSKFLEQKISNCPKGNTSLQNISNMPSKSQPETTHFIDEKSPIKSKNKIPIPYAWSPSLSKLLHPSISITPEKTPKCNSDSNILYSGTSIESQVVNKIPQPAAWSPGMIVHPDPSLFITPEKSSAKSDGGDSPEYDYSNSVLILKTIDQKENIKGNYKVLKTKEKQCVRFDLPSASSGEETLDEFTTPESPITLKGSSVNGNSSSPVWKPFSLQRSYNPNDYSDDSILDDSAISTPVTSCRNSSTPYNVADSLERNGKQKEVTVNVQQSSGIVTSDKLVTDESVKTTSLSEFSKVSSDKNILNLSKSHMLLSRSPSKTKEADKLKQLKDEGKFLRSCSEPILTPSLSVVREGREKAATTKYSFPFESGVVKDKSEYEHIFARPEFNSTLKIRGELDLISHQEVDAVKTLETVLAKSETKRTELNEKAAACTNRRSNQFRDLVDIDPCMETLCDRVVRMRTNKIQNKTKTSKVIKKTDDNAPDLMEFFSYDLQKETPDLSMPGLAYTSPQLAIAPQEIAFDLYRHNRMWLGIKDF; encoded by the exons atgttacaaCTACAGAtcgttgtaaaaaaacaac GATTGCAAACAACTATGCCTCCACCTACTACTACTGCAGTTGTTTCTGAGTATGAGAATTTTGTTTCCCATAACTCAGAAGGTAGAAAATATAATGTAGCCACTGAATCTGGAGATAACTTGGacactttattttattcaaaatttcTTGAACAAAAAATTTCTAATTGTCCTAAAGGAAATACTTCACTACAGAATATTTCAAATATGCCTTCAAAGTCCCAACCAGAGACAACACATTTTATTGATGAAAAAAGCCCTATAAAATCTAAGAATAAAATTCCTATACCATATGCTTGGAGTCCAAGTCTTTCAAAATTATTGCATCCTTCCATTAGTATCACCCCTGAAAAAACTCCAAAATGCAATTCTGATTCAAACATTTTGTATAGTGGAACTAGTATTGAGTCTCAGGTTGTAAATAAGATTCCACAGCCAGCAGCTTGGAGCCCAGGCATGATTGTTCACCCTGACCCATCTTTATTTATAACTCCCGAGAAATCATCAGCTAAGAGTGATGGTGGTGACTCCCCTGAATATGATTACAGTAATTCTGtcttaatattaaaaactatagatcagaaagaaaatataaagggaaactataaagttttaaaaactaaagagAAGCAGTGTGTTAGATTTGACCTTCCATCTGCATCTTCAGGGGAGGAAACATTAGATGAATTCACTACTCCAGAATCGCCAATCACTTTAAAAGGTTCCAGTGTCAATGGCAACAGCTCAAGCCCAGTTTGGAAACCCTTTAGTTTACAAAGAAGCTATAATCCTAATGACTATTCTGATGACTCTATCCTGGATGATTCTGCAATCAGCACGCCTGTGACTAGCTGTAGAAATTCTTCAACTCCTTATAATGTTGCAGACTCTTTAGAAAGAAATGGTAAACAAAAAGAAGTAACTGTAAACGTACAACAGTCATCAGGAATAGTCACTTCTGATAAGTTAGTCACAGATGAGTCAGTCAAAACAACCAGCTTGTCTGAATTTTCAAAAGTCTCTTCAGATAAAAACATTCTTAATTTATCAAAAAGTCACATGTTACTTTCTAGATCTCCAAGCAAAACAAAGGAAGCAGATAAATTGAAACAACTCAAGGATGAGGGGAAATTCCTTAGATCTTGCTCTGAGCCCATATTGACTCCATCTTTAAGTGTtgtgagagaggggagagagaaagcTGCCACAACAAAGTATTCGTTCCCCTTTGAATCAGGAGTGGTGAAGGATAAGAGCGAGTATGAGCATATATTTGCTAGACCTGAATTCAATTCAACTCTGAAAATCCGTGGGGAGCTGGACCTTATCTCTCACCAGGAAGTGGATGCAGTTAAAACTCTAGAAACAGTTCTAGCCAAATCAGAAACCAAGAGAACTGAGCTCAATGAAAAG gCAGCAGCCTGTACCAATCGTCGATCAAATCAATTCAGAGATCTGGTGGACATTGATCCTTGTATGGAGACTCTTTGTGACAGGGTTGTCAGAATGAGGACTAAcaagatacaaaataaaacaaaaacatctaaaGTGATCAAA AAAACAGATGACAATGCACCTGACCTGATGGAATTCTTCTCATATGATCTTCAGAAAGAAACACCAGATCTCAGTATGCCTGGATTAGCTTATACCTCTCCGCAACTAGCCATAGCTCCACAAGAGATTGCTTTTGATCTGTATCGGCACAATCGCATGTGGCTAGGTATTAAGGATTTCTAG